atccacctacaatgcaggagacctgggtttggtccctgggttgggaagatcccctggagaagggaacagctaccactccagtattctggcctggagaattccatggactgtataacccatggggtaacaaagagttggatgtgactgagtgactttcactttcacttatgtgtAAAGCATTCTGATGAGTATTAAGGATATACCAGTGAAAAATAATGAATTGTACCCCTAATAGATCCTCCATTCTAGTGAGGATTAAAGATCAAACATAATGTCAAGTGTCATGTAATTAAAAGAGAAGTACAGTTACAAATGAGGGGAGTTTCATTGGCATTATTCTacatcattggaaggactaatgttgaagctgaaactccagtactttggccacctgatgtgaagagctgactcatttgataagaccctgatgttgggaaagattgaaggcaggaggagaaggggaggacaaaggatgagacggttagatggcatcactgattcaatggacatgagtttgggtaaactctgggagttggtgatggacagggaggcctggtgtgctgcggttcatggggttgcaaagagtcggacacgactgagcgactgaactgaactgaacatatggaTGTTTGAAACTATAAAAAGGAAGAGGTTCATTCCTGCCTCCCAATTTGGAGACAGTATGCTGATACTAGCTCAAAACGTCAGTCTGAATCCAATTTCTCCACTAAATCATTATCTTCCACATGGGAATTCAGTGTCCTGCTAGTTCAGGAAtattccttttctctctgctctAACCAGACAAGGTCAATTTCTTGGGGTTCTGACAATGTTTTTGTTCTGAAATTCCACCAAATTCCTTATATATCTTGCAACTATATCCTTCCTGGAAATACATCCTCAGAGAAGGTACCAATCCCTCTTATCTTCCATAAAATCTCTCCATCTTTCCAAGTCCTCCACTGCTTTTCACTTTTATCTCCTAGGCCACTTGTTTTGAAAACACTGAAGAAACTTTTTCAGCTCTTTTTGTATATAAAGTACAATGAGGGATCAGGAAGGAACTTGTAACTGTAACTTGGGCTTCCAagagctcagactgtaaagaatctgctggcaatgtgggagacccaggtttgattcctgggtcaggaatatcccctggaaaaggaaatggcaacccactccagtattcttgactggcaAGTCTCctgcacagaggagccttgtgggcaacagtccatggggtcacaaagagtctaatatgactgggcaactaacattttcactttcaactttaacTTACATACATAAGTGTGAGATAGCtagatatatatcacattttctttttctattcatccatcaatggacatttagtttgtttccacattttggctattgtaaataaatcTGAAATGAACATGAGATGTTCATTTGTGATGAGTCATCTCAgagattttgatttcttttcctttggccaTATACTCAGAAATGAGATTGTTCAATcttatgatagttctattttaaaatttttaagggaCTTGCATGCTGTTTTTCATAAagactatatcaatttacattcccgccaGAAGTGTTTtgggttcctttctctccacatcctcagcaACACTTGCTGTCACTTGCCTTTTGGATAGTAGCCATTTTAATAAGCATGAGGTGAGATTTCATCATGCTTGTTACCTGCATTTCACTGATGATTAGTGTAGTGGAGCGCTTCTACTTGTTGTCTatttggatgtcttctttggagaaatgcctattcaaaTCTCTTGCCAATTTAAAAACTGGGTTATTTGGGGGTTCTACTACTAGGTTCTGtgagtttcttatattttttggATATTAATTCCTTATCAGATATGGCTGAAAATGCTTTCTCTCATTCCATAAATTGACTACCATGTTGTCGattgtttccttttccagaaaaGTACAGGCATGCCAAGGATTTTCAGAAACATGGGGACAGACAGGGCTACTTGGAGAAGAAGGCATGAAACATTCGCTTGGTTCCTTAGAGGAATACCTTACTTTCTCAAATATAATTGAGGAAATTGACGGCCTTTTACTTGTTTTCCAAATTGAACTCTAGGGACTTGAAGACAGGGCACAGGACAAAGGCATGGAGCATGTCACTATAGTTCATCAGATGGGAAGAGCCCTGCAGATACCCACAAAGGAATCACTCAGATTCAAGAAGTGTTTCTTAATGATCAGGTAAGTCCTGGGCATCTGCATCTATGGTTGATATAGTTCTAGGGacaaattcacacttaaaaataaatacatttgcaCATATACAGACAACAGTGTTAGAATCCACAAGGTGGAGGCCTAGCATacagtaaaaaatataaaataaagaagttcTCTGTCCATGTCATGCTGGATCTATGTCTCTGTTTCCATCTTCTCTTCTCAAATAATAACTTGCTGAAGCAGGAAGGATATATGTACAACAGTAATGGGAAAGAAAAGCTTGTATGATAATATCAGAATTCAGCATCCAAAGTCCAGGATGAGTGAAGGAGGAATCACACAAAGTACAGATAATTCAAAAATGGACAAGTAATTACCCAAACAAATTTGTCCACTAAAATTTCTAAACAAAGACTTTTTCCTGTGCCCCAAACTCTGTCCAAGCCCTACTACAATGAAccatgtttggcagaaaccaacaaaattctgtaaagcaattatccttccattaaaaaataattttttgatgttaaaatatctatttatttatgcaATGGTGACAGTCAGTGATGATTTTTTTTGCGTATTTCcaactctaattttttttatgttccctaattcttttttttttaatttttattgtttttttttactttacaatattgtattggttttgccatacaccatggcagatgcatgttgatgtatggcaaaaaataattttttttaaaagagtgaacTCTAAGGTAAACTATGGGCTTTGGGTGATTATGGTATGTCCATGTAGATTTATCCTTGTTAAAAAATGTTTCACTctagtgagtgatgttgataaCGCACAAGGTGATGCATGTGTGGGAGTAGGGAATATATGGTAAATCTCTGTATCTCCCTCTCAATTTTgttataaacctaaaactgctctaaaaaatatgATTATTGAAGAATGCAGATGTTAAAAAAGGAATTCtatctctgtccatttctctctctgGTCTTACTACCCCTCTTATAACCTATTTTCCCAACATCTCTAAGTAGCTCAGAAACTAAAAAGGaggtagaaaaatatatttcactctGAATTCTCCACATTATTGGAGGAAAGAAACATCACAGGTAAATATTGTACTTACCATATCTCAGTGAGGATAAAGCTTAAATGTACTAGGAAAATGCATGCTTCAGATGAAAGGAGAatctattaatttatattttacttctctttagcaaaatcaaaaccatgagatgGGACAACATATCAAGTCCTTCTGAGTTTATCCTACTGGGGCTCTCCTCTAGGCCTGAGGACCAGAAGCCTCTATTTGTCCTCTTTGTTACTATCTACCTGGTCACTCTGATGGGAAACCTGATCATTATCCTGGCCATCTATTCAGATATTCATTTACagacccccatgtacttctttctgAAAAGCCTGTCCTTTGTTGATATTTGCTACACAACAGTTATTATTCCAAAGATGCTGATAAACTTCTTATCCGAGGCAAAGACCATCCTCTATAGTGAGTGCATGACCCAGACATACTTCTGCCTGTCCTTTGGAAATGTAGATAGTTATGTCCTAGGGGCCATGGCCATTGACCGCTACGTGGCCATATGCAAACCCTTTCATTACATCACCATCATGAGCTATAAATGTTGTGTCCTTCTACTGATAATCTCCCTCACCATCCCATTTCTTCATTCACTCCTTCATGTCCACTTGCTGAATCAACTCACCTTCTGTGCCTCCAACATTATccatcatttcttctgtgaacTCAAGGCAATGCTGAAGTTGTCCTGCTCTTCTACATATGTCAATGAGATAGTGATAAAGACAGAAGGACTGTCTGTGGTGATGGCCCCCTTTATGTGCATCATTATCTCCTATCTGAGGATTCTCACCACTGTTCTGAAGATCCCTTCAACTGCCGGGAAGTACAAGGCCTTCTCTACCTGTGGCTCCCACCTCACCGTGGTGAGCCTGTTTTATGGGAGCATCAGCTATGTCTATCTCCAACCTCTGAACAGCTACACCATCAAGGATCGAATAGCAACAGTCATCTACACTATGTTAACTTCCATGTTGAACCCTTTCATCTACAGTCTAAGAAACAAAGATTTGAAACAGGGTTTGGGGAAACTGATAGGTAGGATAAAGTCACAATGACATGGGTTTTATGCTAAGTCTTGGGCAATTCTGCAAATTCACTATTGCCTGATTGCAAGTTCTTGGTGTTTGTGATCAACTGAGAAATATTAGTAAAGGTGCTTCATGAATGATGGGAAAATATTAACTGAATATAATGTTTCCCCTGACATTTCCTACATTGAACCCAATGATATCCatcattgttgctgtttagtggctaagtcatgtctgactctttagattATTATATAGGAAAACATCAAAGTATATGATACTTTAATAGTATTTTGAACTATACTGAGGTAGGGAAATTAATGAATACATACATTGTTTATGATGGAAAATTGACACAAGGTCTTTGAAATGAAATTTGTCAATATATATAAAGTACACCCTTTGACCAGAAATGCCATCTAAAATTTTAGCCTACAATTGTACTTGTGGAAGCCAAACAATAGTAGCTAAATATCTATCTACTTGTTTcttattatatacacacacatttgaatGCTATAAAAAAAGAAGCTGTTAAAATGAGTGAACCTATATTCATTCATCCAAGAAATAATTGTATGTGCTTATTATGTTCAAGCAGTGTTCTAGGTGCTAGGATACAACAGTGAACACAGAATCCCATAATGGAGTGAGGCTCCAGTGTAAAGTTCAAGTTTTCCATTTACTGACATACAACGATGTTCAATATATATTGTGAATTGAAAAAACTTAAGGAACAGAACCATATGCATTTTTAGATATGTGGGTGAGTGGATGTGAATGATTGTAGTGCATAGACTGTCTACTTTCTGGATGCTTACCTAGAAATTGCTATTTGGTCGCCTGCCTCTGGATGGTTCCAGGACAAGAGAAAAACTTGTTTATCACTCTTTAGTCTTCAGCACTGTTTGAATTTTTattcatacatatttttaatacataaaagttttaaatagcTACTTAGCCACCTAGGCTTTTTATGTGTGACTGATTTAGGACCAGATCATCATGCCCAGATTTCTCTTCCATGAAGATATCTTTCATGCAGATTTGGACTGACACAGACTTCCTTCCTAAAAGTTCATGGTGATGGTCATGTGGTCACATTGCATGCTTTTTTATGTCTTCCTCCAAGACATCATCATAACCACTAGCAAAGGTCATACAGAAGTTGTAGGATGTTGAgatatgaataataaatatttgtcatattCTCAAGACTCTGTCTGGTATAGAGCACTCAAAAATGTTAATAGCTATTATTGTTGTATTAGTGGCTAGATTTATTTACCTGTCTGGGTACACTCTACTGCATATTTCaacatgctgttgttcagtcctgaagttgtgtctgactctttgtgacctcatggaattgcagcacaccaggcttccctgtccttcactatctccctgagtttgctcaaactcatgcccattgagtcgatgatgccatccaaccatctcatcctctgtcaccccttctcctcctgcctacaatcttgcccagcatcagggtcttttccagatcCCAATGCTAATCCAAGTGTGATCAGTCTGAGTCTTTTTGGCCCCATAGACTATagaccaccaagcttctctgttcatggaatcttccaggcaagaacactggagtgggttgccatttcctactccaagggatcttcccaacccagggactgaatccccatctctttcatctctcctgcattggcaggcaaattcttaaccacctaggaagcccatgctAATAAAACCTTCgaagaaacaaaacagatataTGAAGCTGTCTAGAAACAACTCATTAAAATTGGCATTTATGAATTGTTAGCTAGCAGAGTTTTGATTTAgtataatgttttaatttttctgcaCCAAAAActaaattcttcattttattaatggTTGCTtttagtggctcagaggttaaagcatctgcccgcaatgtgggagacctgggttcaatccctgggtagggaagatcccttggagaaggaaatggcaacccactccagtattatttcctggaaaattccatggacagaagatcctggtaggctaaagtttatgggatcgcaaagagtcggacatgactgagcaacttcacttcactatctCCTCATGTAAATGGACATGATCTTCATTAGCATGGTTGAAATTCCAATatgaaaaaagtttaaataaagaaCTGGATTAGAATTGTATAACGCCAATAAAGGTAATTCATCTCATCAATGTAACATTATTCATCAAttactttattttcagtttaaattGTTAGTATAGTTTACATGACATTTAATTtgtaaaaaactttattttctgttgtttggaGAGCTGGAGTTTATAAGCAATATAAGAATTAAGAGTAAAGcttgttttaaatttatacatATTAAGTAA
This DNA window, taken from Bubalus kerabau isolate K-KA32 ecotype Philippines breed swamp buffalo chromosome 11, PCC_UOA_SB_1v2, whole genome shotgun sequence, encodes the following:
- the LOC129622595 gene encoding olfactory receptor 1L1-like → MRWDNISSPSEFILLGLSSRPEDQKPLFVLFVTIYLVTLMGNLIIILAIYSDIHLQTPMYFFLKSLSFVDICYTTVIIPKMLINFLSEAKTILYSECMTQTYFCLSFGNVDSYVLGAMAIDRYVAICKPFHYITIMSYKCCVLLLIISLTIPFLHSLLHVHLLNQLTFCASNIIHHFFCELKAMLKLSCSSTYVNEIVIKTEGLSVVMAPFMCIIISYLRILTTVLKIPSTAGKYKAFSTCGSHLTVVSLFYGSISYVYLQPLNSYTIKDRIATVIYTMLTSMLNPFIYSLRNKDLKQGLGKLIGRIKSQ